A stretch of DNA from bacterium:
CCGACATCGCCCTGAAGCAGGCGGTGCATGGGCTTGGTCTGCGAAAGGTCTCCGGTTATCTCCCTCATCACCCGTTCCTGGGCGGCCGTGGGAGTAAATGGTATCACGGACTCGAAACTCCGTCTCCAGCCGGATGAGACAATGGGAACGGCCCGGGCCAGTCCAGAAAAGTTCTTCCGGCGCTGCATAAGCAGTACCTGCAGGTAAAACAATTCTTCAAAGGCCAGGCGCTCCCGGGCTTTTTGGGCGAACTGGAGGCTTTGGGGGAAATGCATTTCCTGGACTGCATTCTTCAGAGGCATAAGCCCCCGGTTCTGGATCACAGCCTCGGGCAGGGATTCAGTGAGCTCGGACAAATGCCCTTCCATGGCCGCCTTGAGCACGGTCCGGATCTGCCGGGCGGAAAGTCCGGTGGTGGAGGGATGCAGGGGGACGATCCGCCCGGTGTGGATCAGCTCGGCGTCCTCGTCGTCTATAACCTCGTATTCGGGGTTCAGGAAAACCAGGCCCCGGTCGTATTTGGCGGAACCGCTCAAGACCACGGTCTGGCCGATCTCGAACCGATCCTTGAGGTACGGCTGGTTGAACCATTTGACCGGCAAAAAACCTGATTCATCGTTGATCATCAGGTTGAAGATGGTAAAGCCCCGCCGGGCGTAATTGACGCTTTTGCCGGAGACCTTTCCTATCACCGTGACATCCTGGCCGGGATGGAGGTCGGCGATCTTGGTGAAGACGCTGCGGTCGATGTAGCGGCGGGGGGCATGATAGAACAGGTCGCGCACCGTGAAGATGCCCAGCTTGTGGAACAGCTCGGCCCGCTTGGGGCCGACCCCTTTTATGTATTGGATCTCGGTCAAAGCAGATTTTCTGATATTTTTGAATAAAACCGAGGGAAAGTTCCCTCGGTTTTGTGTTGTTTGCAAACAATTTTATATACTAATATTGCAAGCACTGATTAAAGTGCCAGTTTATGATAGTCAGTGTTTAACTGATCCTTTTCCCGACATTCCCCAGCACCATCTTGGACAGGGCTTTCAAAGTGTCCAGTACCCCGATGCCTTGGTTGGCTACGGCCTCAAAATAGGGGAAACCCTGGGGATTAAGCTTGGTGTTCAATTCGTCCAGGGTGACGCTGTTGGGCAGGTCGCGCTTGTTGTACTGCAAAACCAGGGGCAGGCTTTCCAGTGTCAGCTTCATCTCGGCCAGGTTCTCACCCAGGTTCTTAAAACTTTCCAGGGTGTCTGCAAACCTCTCGGTCTGGGAATCGGCCACGAACACTATCCCGTCCACTCCCCGCAGCACCAGTTTGCGCGAGGCATTGTAGAAGACCTGGCCCGGTACGGTGTACAAATGGAATTTAGTCTTAAACCCGTGAATGCTTCCCAGGTCCAGGGGCATGAAGTCAAAGAACAGGGTCCGGTCCAGCTCGGTGGCCAGCGATATAAGCTGGCCCTTGGAGCCGGGGGAGACCTTTTCGTAGATGTAGCGCAGGTTGGTGGTCTTTCCGCCCAGGCCCGGGCCGTAGAATACCAGCTTGCAGCTTATTTCGTGGGTGGCTTGATTGATGAGGGCCATAGTATTGCAGGTTGAAGATTAAAGGTTATCTGGTTTCATTCATATTAAACTCAACCCCTTTATCCCCTTCTCTTACGAAGAGAAGGGGCGGGGGATGAGTTATAGCTTACATGAAAAGTATTCCAAGAACTATTTCTCCTCCAGCATCGAGTAATAAAGTCCCTGATATCGTAGGGCCGACCGGTCCCAGGAAAAGTCCCCGGACATGGCCTGTCTGGTCAGCAGAGACCATTCTTCTTTTTTGCGGTAAACCTGCAAGGCCCTTTTAACCGCCGATACCAGTTCCGGGGAATTGAACCCGTCGAACAGGAAGCCGTTGGAATCGGAGAAGGACGGTTCATAGTCCACTATGGTGTCGGCCAGGCCGCCGGTCCTTCTGGCCACCGGGATGCTGCCGTAGCGCAGGGCTATCATCTGCCCCAGGCCGCAAGGCTCGTAAAGCGAGGGCATCAGGAACATGTCGGAGCCGGTGTACATCAGATGAGAGAGGCCGGGGTCGAAGCTCAGGCTCAAGCCAAAATTCTGGGGGTAGAGGCGTTTTTTCCGCTCAAAAGCATCATGATACCTTTGTTCCCCCGTTCCCAGCACGGCCAGGTCGCAGCCCAGCTCCACCAGTTCATCCACTGCTTCCAGCACCAGGTCGCAGCCCTTCTGGCCGGCCAGCCTGGTGACCATGGCCAGCAGGGGGCGGTTCCCGGAATGGACCAATCCCAGTTTTTTATAGAGGATGCGCTTAAGGGTGCTCTTGTTGGCTATCCGGGCCTGATCATAGTTCAGCGTCAGGTATTTGTCGGTGGCCGGGTCCCATTCACCGTAATCGATTCCGTTGATGATCCCGGTCAGAACGTTTTTCTTGGCCTTAAGCGCCCCGTCAAGCTGAAAGCCCTGTTCAGGGGTCAGTATCTCACTGGCATAAGTGGGACTGACCGTGGTCAGCCGGTCGGAGAAGAAGATGCCGCCCTTGAGGTAATTCACCTGGCCGTAAAATTCCAGGCCATCTAGGGCGAAGCATTTTTCTGGAAGTCCGGTCAGCGTATATTGCTCTTTTGGGAACACACCCTGATAAGCCAGATTGTGGATGGTGAAAACTGTTCTTGCCTTTTCCCAAAATGGTTTCCGGGTCGAAGCGCATTTTATCAAGGCAGGGATCAGTCCGGTCTGCCAGTCATGGCAGTGGACCACATCGGGCGGCTGTTTTAAAGTTTCGATCAGTTCAACGGCGGCCAGGCAGAAAAGGGCGAAGCGGAAGGCGTTGTCCGGGTAATCTCCGGCAGCGGTGCCGTAAAGTTCGGGACGATCCGAGAAGGCCGGATGATCCAGAAGCAAAGTGTTGATGCCCGGCAGGTGGTCTGACTTGAGGATATTGATGCGGTGGCTGACATCTTCGATGGAACAGGTTATGGTCTGGCCGGTTTCCGTGACATTGAACTTCCGGCGGTCAATCATCCGGTAGGCCGGCAGAATGACTGTGTTCTGATGTCCCAGCCGGGCCAGGGCCCGGGGCAGGGCTCCGGCCACATCGGCCAGGCCCCCGGTCTTGGCAAAGGGATGGACCTCGGAGGAAACCGTCACTATGTGCAGCGGCCGCCGGCTCAAGCTATCTCCACCTCCCGCAGAAACTGAGCGTACTCCTCGGGCGGGGTGGGGTTGATGTAAAATCCGGTTCCCCGCTCAAATCCCGCCACCCGGGTCAGCCGGGGCATTATCTCCATGTGCCAGTGGAAATGCTGGAGCCCGGACATCTGGCAGGGGGCGGTGTGCAGCACCAGGTTGTAGGGAGGATTGCTGACCGAGGCCTTGATCCGGAGCAGGGTCTCCTTAAGCATGGCGGCCAGCAGGGCCAGGTCGGCCGGGGCGCTGTTCTCAAAATTGGATTCGTGCTTCTTGGGCAGCAGCCAGCATTCAAAGGGGAAGCGGGCGGCAAATGGGGCGATGGAGATGAACCGGTCATTTTCCAGCACCAGCCGGCGGCGGTCTTCGGTCTCCTGCTTGACTATGTCGCAGAAAACACAGCGTTCCTTGTAGTTGTAGTATTCCTGGGCCCCGGCTAGTTCCTCGTTGATGGACTTGGGAATGATGGGGGTGGCTATCAGCTGGCTGTGGCTGTGTTCCAGCGAGGCCCCGGCCCGGTAACCCTGGTTCTTGAAGATCATCAGGTATTTCAGCCGGGTATCGCGCTTCAGATCCTGCATCCGGGAAACATAGGCGGATAAAATGTTCTGGATGTGCGGTATGTCCAGGTCGGATAAAAACCGGTTGTGCTCCGGCATCTCCACTATGATCTCGTGGGCCCCGATGCCGGACATCTTGTCGTACAGCCCTTCGCCGGATTTCTCCAGCTCGCCTTCCACCCTCAGGGCCGGGTATTTGTTGGCGATCACCCGCAGCTGCCAGCCGGGGGAGTTGGGGGCCGTTTCCGGCGGCCTGACTGCCAGGATCTCGGGCGTGGTCAGATGCTCCTGTCCGTAGCAAAAGGGGCAGGAGCCATGGCTTACCGCCGGGGCGGGGATCTCATAGTCCATAGGGCGTTTGCCCCGCTCGGTGGAGATTATCACCCAGCGGCCGATAATGGGGTCTTTGCGCAGTTCTGGCATAAATAACATTTATCAGTTGAACTTAAATTATATCTGCTAATTATTGTAAAGTCAATGAAATAAGAGGCCGGTTTTTCAAACCGGCCTCTTGAGAACTGATCGGGGTCAATGAAATTACTTTTTACCGCCTTCTTTTTGTTCTGGCTGGACGGGGGCGGCCGGGGTTTCCTCGGGATAGGTGATGGATGCCTCGGCCTTGAGGCGGTTCAGCAGGTTGTCGAAGTTCAACTTCTGCTGGTCCCGCTGCAGCTGCCCGGAGATCTGGCTCTTGACCTGGTCAAACGGCTTGAAGCCGGCCGGGGTCTTCTCTTCAACCTTATAGATGGCATACTGGGTGAAATATTTGACCGGAGCCGTGGTATAGGCGCCGTCCTTGAGCTTGCCGGCCGCGGCAAATACTTTGGCGTCGATCTGTGATTTGTCCACCAGACCAAGATCGCCGGCTTTGTCCCTGGTAGCGGCGTCGGTAGAAACTTTTCCGGCCAGGCTGTCGAACTTGTCGGGGTTGGCCTTAAGGTCGGCCAGCGCTTTGTTGGCATCGGCCTCGGTGTTGAATACCATCCAGCGCAGGTGAAGCTTGGAGCCTTCCTTCTTGATCCGCTTGACCACCGCGAATTTGGGGGAGATGGGGGTGATCGAAGATATCTTGCCCTTGGGGGTCTTGACAAAAAGCACCGGATCCAGGTCGGGATTGTCCCCCCGGTTCAGCTGGGCCATCTCGCCGCCCTTGTGGGAGTTGTCCGATACCGAGTATTTCATGGCCAGGCTGTCAAAGAAAGATTTTTTCATCTGGGCCAGCTTCAGCACCTTTTCGGCCTCGGCTTTGGTGTTCACTATGATATTGCGGGCCTTGACAGTTTCCGTGATCTGGTAAGTCTTCTTATTGGTTTCGTAGTTCTTCTTGATCTCCTGCTCGGTGGGCTGCGACTTCAGGATCACTTCATTGTTGTAAAATCCACGGATCATTACGTCGTAGCGGGTGTCCACCAACTGCTGGTTTATGGCCGGATCGTTGCCGATCCCGGCCTTGACCGCTGCGTCATATAACAGTTTTTTCTGGATCAGCCTTTCCAAAAACTGCTTTTTGCCGGTCTCGTTTTCGAACTGGGCCCGGTACTGGGCGGGAACCTTCTCCAACTCGGCGTCAAACTCCAGCTTGGTGATGGGCTGGCCGTTGATGATCACCGAATATTCCTTGAAATTCTTGTTGAAGCAGCGTCCCACGCCTTCCATGGCCAGGCTGTCGGCCTGGGCCAGCTGGGCGGGCTTGTCCTTGTACAGGGTTACCACCTTCTGATAAACTTCGGCGGATTTCTGGTAATCGCCGGAGCGTTCATAGGCCAGGCCCAGGTAATAGGCGTAATCCTTCACCATTTTTGATTTGGGATATGTCTCCAGCAGCTCGGTAAATGATGTGATGGCCTCGGCATATTGCTGGTGGTTCAGGTTCAACTGGGCTATCTTATACATCAGCTCTTCGGGGCTGGCGGTCTTTTTCTTTTCGGCGGCCAGGGCCAAAGAGGATGTAAGCAGTAGCGACAAGGCCAGGACCATGGTCAATAGTTTTTTCGGGGACATGCTGCCTCCTAAATTTGATTTATGGTGGTTTTATTTGTATTGTATTGGTTTATTCTAAAGAAAAATGTCTAATTACAGGGGAGGGGCAGGTCATCG
This window harbors:
- a CDS encoding GTPase domain-containing protein, which produces MALINQATHEISCKLVFYGPGLGGKTTNLRYIYEKVSPGSKGQLISLATELDRTLFFDFMPLDLGSIHGFKTKFHLYTVPGQVFYNASRKLVLRGVDGIVFVADSQTERFADTLESFKNLGENLAEMKLTLESLPLVLQYNKRDLPNSVTLDELNTKLNPQGFPYFEAVANQGIGVLDTLKALSKMVLGNVGKRIS
- the glgA gene encoding glycogen synthase GlgA; protein product: MSRRPLHIVTVSSEVHPFAKTGGLADVAGALPRALARLGHQNTVILPAYRMIDRRKFNVTETGQTITCSIEDVSHRINILKSDHLPGINTLLLDHPAFSDRPELYGTAAGDYPDNAFRFALFCLAAVELIETLKQPPDVVHCHDWQTGLIPALIKCASTRKPFWEKARTVFTIHNLAYQGVFPKEQYTLTGLPEKCFALDGLEFYGQVNYLKGGIFFSDRLTTVSPTYASEILTPEQGFQLDGALKAKKNVLTGIINGIDYGEWDPATDKYLTLNYDQARIANKSTLKRILYKKLGLVHSGNRPLLAMVTRLAGQKGCDLVLEAVDELVELGCDLAVLGTGEQRYHDAFERKKRLYPQNFGLSLSFDPGLSHLMYTGSDMFLMPSLYEPCGLGQMIALRYGSIPVARRTGGLADTIVDYEPSFSDSNGFLFDGFNSPELVSAVKRALQVYRKKEEWSLLTRQAMSGDFSWDRSALRYQGLYYSMLEEK
- the galT gene encoding galactose-1-phosphate uridylyltransferase; translation: MPELRKDPIIGRWVIISTERGKRPMDYEIPAPAVSHGSCPFCYGQEHLTTPEILAVRPPETAPNSPGWQLRVIANKYPALRVEGELEKSGEGLYDKMSGIGAHEIIVEMPEHNRFLSDLDIPHIQNILSAYVSRMQDLKRDTRLKYLMIFKNQGYRAGASLEHSHSQLIATPIIPKSINEELAGAQEYYNYKERCVFCDIVKQETEDRRRLVLENDRFISIAPFAARFPFECWLLPKKHESNFENSAPADLALLAAMLKETLLRIKASVSNPPYNLVLHTAPCQMSGLQHFHWHMEIMPRLTRVAGFERGTGFYINPTPPEEYAQFLREVEIA
- a CDS encoding peptidylprolyl isomerase, whose protein sequence is MSPKKLLTMVLALSLLLTSSLALAAEKKKTASPEELMYKIAQLNLNHQQYAEAITSFTELLETYPKSKMVKDYAYYLGLAYERSGDYQKSAEVYQKVVTLYKDKPAQLAQADSLAMEGVGRCFNKNFKEYSVIINGQPITKLEFDAELEKVPAQYRAQFENETGKKQFLERLIQKKLLYDAAVKAGIGNDPAINQQLVDTRYDVMIRGFYNNEVILKSQPTEQEIKKNYETNKKTYQITETVKARNIIVNTKAEAEKVLKLAQMKKSFFDSLAMKYSVSDNSHKGGEMAQLNRGDNPDLDPVLFVKTPKGKISSITPISPKFAVVKRIKKEGSKLHLRWMVFNTEADANKALADLKANPDKFDSLAGKVSTDAATRDKAGDLGLVDKSQIDAKVFAAAGKLKDGAYTTAPVKYFTQYAIYKVEEKTPAGFKPFDQVKSQISGQLQRDQQKLNFDNLLNRLKAEASITYPEETPAAPVQPEQKEGGKK